The segment cagatttactttactacattcagaaggatcttatgtgtaaatatgtcattttttggtatgCAGGTCTATTTTAATAACAGTAAttgtaatgactatttatatagaactttcccaagaatccGAGCACTAAAcaaagttgttgttgtccattcggcttctCCCGTTTTTTTATTCGGGGTTACCACAGCGAATACAGCCAGattcacattggtatttggcacaagttttatgctggatgcccttcctgacgcaactccagtgtcacctggagaaacacacacagccgctggagttccgaagaggtctcccatctaagtactaaccagatcctgcactccttagcttctgagatctgacaggatcaggcttacacagagcaaacCAGctgcaaagcactaaacaaagtaaacccaataataaaaaaaataaatgccagttAAAAACAATGCACAACAACAATGCAAAAAATCCCAAACtaaagagctcataacacagaaaaaggtgtgaTCTATAGTCCACTGCACAgtatatgttttttcctcttcaataggcattttttgacagttgcaacttgtactctgggaaaatgcagtatttatttatttattttaaaagtgaGAATGAATAATTCTGAGATTATATTTTTCAATAGAACCAGAAGCCTGTACCATTTCTAACTGTTGTGGATATTTATACACAGTTATGTATTGCAGGTTACTaatggaagtaaaaaaaaaaaataaagcagttttctttgttttcacaTATGCATGCATATGTTCATCAACTCAAGTAGGCAACTACTACTCACCTATCAAAAAATGCATAATGCCTTTCAAATAAAAGCAATAACTGATTACACATATTCTGCCAAAGTAGTAGTTCTGACAGGTGCCTCGTACCATGGTGTGAACGTAAGGACCAAAAGTAGGTCCTACAGAAAGATGTGGTCTCAGCCTAGATTAAATTGAACCATGGTCTTTTGTGTTTGCAGTGTGGAAACACTTTTTGAATAGTTCATACCTTTGGACAAATTACACGAAAGAGGCGTGCGATTGTCACCCATTAAAcggtagaagaagaaaagaaatggttaataatttaattaatttcttCGATTAAAGCAGGTGCCCTGCAATAGACCACGGTGTACCCCGCCTTTTGCCATGTGAGTGCTGTGATGGGTTCCAGCTTCCCCATGACCCTTGGAAtaagcgagtatagaaaatgaatgcttGAATGATTAAAGCACAGTGACTGCACCAGTCTACTTCTTTTCTCCTTGTTAAAGATAAACCATCCATCTTGTGTGTTGCTGCAGCAGCTGAAAATGTTTCCTTTTTGGCAGCAAGTGCTATGAAATTGCTTATTGCTCGGTCCAAATACAGAATGTTTGATATTTAGAGGTGCTGTCCAGCAACAGCAATataagacagaaaaaaacaaaaaatgttgagCACGTTGACTGGAATTAATCTAAATATATGGAGGTTCATAGCAGACAAATGCAAATAATGATCATTTGTCCAAAATATGCTCCCTAATTTACTCTGCTCTCAGTGTGATAAGGTAATGATCTGATGATGCTGTGATATATGGATAGAAGTGAAAAAAATAAGAGTTTTACATAAAAATACTAAAGTTCTGTAGAAATTGCAATCCATATTACAGTTAgttcttattttgttttttgtttttatttaagtcCTGGCCTCCCATCTGTAACAGGTAGGGATGTTGCATTCCATTAATACACTTTACAACAGATTATTGAATACAATAGTAAATATTATTTGGGATCTCTTTCAGTGGGCCCCAATTTGTTACAAGTATGAGCAGATGAGCCTTGAAGTAGAAAAAGTTGAGAACCCCTGACATAGATGATGTCAGGGGTTATGTCATGAAAAGTTAATTTGACCAACTGCAACATAACAGTGTGAAACCCAACTACCTGGACCAAATGTACAGAAACATGAACAATCCACCATTACAAATTTTGTATTATGCAACCCCATGGGTACACGCATCACAGTTTGGGAAACCCAGCCATAGAGCAAGAGCATATATCAAGTGGTGCACAGTAATGGGAAGAAAAAGGTTGGTCCTCCTTCTTTGCAGGAGTCCTGGTGGAGAGATTGCGGCAAACTTCTGAGGGACTTTGCGTAGCCTTTTGTACTGAGTAACTGCCACTGCCAGATTGGTTTGAATTTATAAACTATTTTTATGCATTTTCTCTTATGTAATACAGCTGTTGTGATCATTTAATCACCACTCtcccataattattattattttattttttttacagttcaagtgttttattttcagatattatgtaaaacattggacaccttgttttcataaGGACCACAGGCAAAGGTTCCATGTTTTCATTGCTCATTAagctcttttttattttttaaatggaaaGCTGTCTTTTTTTGCTGAACCAAAAACAATCCAATCTGTATCTTAAAAAATCCGTAtctgctctgaactgtgacagccATAGCCGTTATCCATTTTTATAGCTGGTTGGACTCATTTTTACAACTAGAGATGTTTATAATTGACATTTTTCTGGTTTGCACTTCTGCAAGTTTCTCTTTAAAAgaaacattttctttatttgttgaAGAAAAAGTATAAACTTCGAAATAAGCTTTCATATTTATACAAAATTGACATTTAATTcaatagaaacagctgtgtttgcatGTAGAAGAGTATTTGTGTGGTGTTTGCAGTAGATTACATATTTTATTACAGGGGTATATACCAATTGGAAGATAATTTTGAAGATGTTGCGCCTGATAAATGTAACTGAAATCTACATCATATGCAGCTCTGTGTGCAGTACAGGGAAAGACAGTTATGTAAAGCACAACCTAATTATTGCAGCTAAAGAACCCAGTCAAAGCAAATAATTAAAAATGTCAGAGTTCATTAATCTAATacagtttcttgaaaaggaacaggTGACGCAACTGCAGAGTGACTCCGGACATTTCTGCTGAACTTAGTATGTGGTCTCAATacttacattttattttatggtTGCAGTGAGCAGTtactgacatcaatcaatcaatcaatttttttatatagcgccaaatcacaacaaacagttgccccaaggcgctttatattgtaaggcaaggccatacaataattatgtaaaaccccaacggtcaaaacgaccccctgtgagcataataaataaaatgtcaaaaggCTTTATTGAAAATGTGATTCTCAAAAATTCAAGCTGTTTTGTCTGACAGCAGCAAAATTGCATATTCAGTACCAGCTAATGTGATCAGTTAATAAATAATTGGCAGTGACGTTTATTGTTATTTTGGCATTGTCCCTGTATACCAATGGTAAGAAGCTGAAACACCTGTTTGATCCTGTCACATGCTGCTATGTCTTCTTTACCGTAGTCTTTGTGTAAATCTGTGGGCTGTAGCTTGTGATTCTGTTTTTGAAAGCTCACCTTTGTTTTGTCCTCTTCCTTGTTTGCAGTTGCAGGTATGGGAGGTCTAGCTCACATTGATGGGGAGCACATTGTGGTCTCTGTACCTGAGGGGATGCTTCTCTCTGATGTGATGACGGACGAGGGCATCCTCCTGGAGCACGGGCTTGAGGTGGAAGGCCTGGAGACTCATGTCGTTGAAGGATTGGAAACTGAAGTAGTGGAAAGCTTACATGCTGATGTAGAGGACTTGGAGGCAGAAGTGGTTGAAGGGTTGCAGACACAGGTGGTAGAGCTAGAGGCTCAGGTGGTTGAGGGCCTGGAGGGTGAAGTCGAAGTAGAGGGGCTGGAAACTGAAGTGGATGTTGAGGGCCTGGAAGCTCATGTTGTTGAGGGCCTTGAGGAGGAAGTGGAAGTGGAGGGTTTGGAAGCAGAGGTGGTTGAAGGTCTTGAGGTGGATGTGGAAAGTCTACAGTCTCAAGGAGTAGAGAGCCACGACATGAGCAGTGAAGACATGGTGACCTCAGAACATAGTGTAATCATGCCTGAGAATATTCTGGGCACAGAGGTTGCAATAGAGGAAGCTCTAGACTCACATCACCACCATGTCCTAACCTCAGACCTCATCCAGGACACAAATCACCACCATGATGAGATGCCAGACCAAGTGTTTGTAGCTGAACTGCTTTCTGAGCACCCGGACAACACCCTAGATCACCAACTTGTTGCAGAAGGGTTGATGGTTGCAGAGGAAAATCCCGAGACCATTATCCATCAGCAACTGCCAACTGAAGCTGTTCCCCTGCAGACAGATGAAGAGGATGATGCTAGAAGTAGCTCTGAAGATTACCTCATGATCTCATGTGAGTAAGACAGCTCCTCAAATTTTTAATCATTAGTAGTTTGCAGTTTTGGATAACCTATGGTATATCTGTCAATGTAGTGGATGAAGTGGGAGAAAAGCTGGATATAGGAGACACTCCCCTTGAAATCAGTACAGAGGTAATGGAGGATAAAGAATCCAAAGATGACGATTGTTCGGAGGTCATCAAAGTCTACATTTTTAAAGCTGAAGCAGATGATGATTTAGGCAAGTGACTTTTAGTCTAAGTCATTATTCATCTGCTGACAGTGTATAAGTACTGTTGATAacgttggaaaaaaaaattatatatcctTCTGTGTTCTGGGGCATGtgaaggatttatttatttatttatttttatttattttttttacccatTTTCAGGTGGAACAGAGGTTATAACTGAGGATGATTATCAGAATGGCCATCCTGATCTTGAGGCTGCATCATCAGGCAGACTGGGAGTTGGCCGTGACAAGATGGTCTACATGGCTGTCAAAAACCATCCtaaggaagaagaagaacaggAGGATGACAGCGATGATGAGGACATTAGTATGTATTTTGGTTTACCTCCCTTATCaaaattttttggtttgttttgttgtgtagaCTCAGTTTATTTTGGCTTTAAATTGGTAGAAAGATTTTAGTTCAACAGGTAGAGATAGTAAACACAGTTAAAGACCTTGTGCAGCAGACATCTTTGGTGGGCAAAAACTGTTTTGGTTGATATGATGAGTAAATCATTAATCCTGTTCTTCTATGTTCTCTAATTTTGAGCCTTCTAGATTGAGAGACACGGTAGTTTCATGATTATATGTCCACAGGATTCCAGTGTGTGCGTGCATTCTGTACACACAGGTGGAAGCAAAAACTCATTCAAGCCATATCCTTCACATGTGATTGTTTTGTTCTTGGTGTATAGTGTGTTGACAGATTAGTTAGGAGTTCTAACATCAGGCTGCTGATTATTGAGTACAAGCCCACAGCTTGTTAAAGGACTGCACATTAGGCATTCTTGTCTGGTTCAGTTCTGGTCTATTGCATATTGAGTTTGGTGCATTTAACATCTGCCCATTTCAGATTGGATTTTATACGACTTTGTCTACTTTCAGACAGGGTCTTACTTTTTTATCAGTGCCTGTGTGCAGTTCCAGGTCGAGCTAAAATCTCTCTGGTTCAGTTCCAAACTTTGATTTGTGGCATCTATTGTTCCTTGGCCTCACCATCTAGGTGTTCAGCATATTTAAGAAAGTGCAGATCTGTGCTTGTGCTTTGTGTTCCTGCACTGATAGGCCTGTTTGTGCATTGAGTAGAGATGAGGTCTCATTTTCCAGTCAACATGGTGGCTTCATCAGTGACTCCACTGGGTCTGTAGTGCCTTCAAAAAGCATTCCCCCCTTTGGGCTTTTACATGTTGTTTGTATCTATATAATATGTTCgatgtcgctgacattaatgagcgaagctcttcactatctgtaTATATATCatcaaagattttttttgtgccatttctagtCTGTGGCTTTGGCTGCCATTGAGCGAGCTCGCAagaatttttgtgccatttccggtttgtggcttcgtctaccatgggcagattttttgtgccatttctgtttTTTGGCTTTGTTTaccattgggggaggtgatggtctagtgattaaggcattgggcttgagaccagaagatcctcggttcaaatcccagcctgactggaaaaatcactaaaggcccttgggcaaggtctttaatcccctattgctcccggtgtgtagtgagcgccttgtatggcagcaccctcacatcggggtgaatgtgaggcattatttgtaaagccctttgagcgtctgatgcagatggaaaagtgctatataaatgcagtccatttgccattgagCATTTCTTCATaccaaaaatttaattttttttcaatgaaTGTCTAAAACATGatctaaataaaattaaatctacaaccccaattccaatgaagttgggacattggatacaatgatttgcaaatcctcttcaacctatattcaattgaaaatatgacaaagacaagatatttaatgttcaaactgatatactttgtttttgtgcaaatatttgctcattttgaaatggatgcctgtaacatgtttcaaaaaagctggttaGCGTCACTTtatgtatgattactggaaagAATACAtgcctcataacttttaatgtccacaacaaaataaaccattaggagaaccaccgcgcagtccccaaaaatatgatttaataaacaaacGAAGACAGATGttcttgctgctgctgctgctgcttctgcttCTGCTGCTTCTTCTTTTGAGTTTATTGGCGCACTGCAacccaacacggtgcattaccgccacctactgcggCAGAGGTGTTTGTGAACCAAGACTTTGTTCAAAAAGTGGCACATTTTTCGTTCAAAAAATATGTTCGTGAACCTATTTGTTCATAAAAGAGCTGTTGTAAAACAGAGGTTCCACTATAATTCACTTCTACATCCATTTGGTGTTTGATAAATTGGGATACCTACAAGAGCGTTCACTTCAGCTGagactttatattttttaatgattgaTTTAACTAAATTCTGGATGTTCCATTACTTGCAAATGTTCTTCTGTCTATTGTTTAATTTGTCTGAAGAGAAAGTGCTGCCAAAGTGACAGTTGTTATATTAAAGAGGGTGAAGAATCCAATATGTATTTTACATTCTAATATAATTTGGATGATGTTGCTGCAAATTTGAACTTCAACATTGAGGTATTTATTTTGCATAAAGATGCCTGAAATTTGACTTTGATGTCATAAAACGGTCAAtttaatcaatttcaatttattaatttatataacgcCATCTCACAAcatagtcgccccaaggcgcttcacataacacacaatttatggcaacacaaagtaatttaaaattaaaagggcacaataaaaaggtaaaacaccgtagaataaaaagaaattacaaagcaaacataaaacagaatagattaatgataaggcagtctaaaaaagtgagtcttcagtcttgatttaaaagtctccaccgtgtcagactgcctaataactgcaggtagatcgttccaaagagtagggccacggtaggagaagggtctataccccacagactttttattcacccttggaacacacaaaaGCCCTGCGAACACAAGGGccgcgcaggtacgtagggcttaaccaagtctgccAGGTAGGAAAGAGCTGGTCcataaacaattttatagaccagcaacaggactttaaaatccaatctggcagaaaccggaagccaatgaagatgccagaatgggtgtaatgtggtcaaactttctactttgtgtcaaaagtctggcagcagcattctgcactaattgaagaccctgaatgctagactgcggcagaccagaaaataaagcattacagtaatccaatctggaagaaataaatgcatgtatcaaagtctcggcatcagccatagacaggatgggacgaatcttcactatgtttcgcagatggaagaaggcagtcctcataatatctctaatgtgggggccgAAGGATAACATAtgatcaaaaagtaccccaagatttctcacgtccgtatgatgtataacacacgaacccaaaTTAAGTGCCAacaggtcaaattgatgccgatgtctggctggaccaagaaccatcatttcagtcttatcagaatttaagagtaggaagttactGGACAACCAGCTTCTCacagatacaaggcaatcttctaaagattttatatgggtaagattaccagcagttatcagcatgtacaactgagtaacatcagcgtagcaatgaaaggcaatcccgtaatgccgcagaatatgcccaaggggcgctgtataaagtgaaaaaagcaaggggcctaacacagacccatgtggaacctcaaatttcatttcaccaaggccagaggtagtgttattatacacaacacaataagaacgactggacaagtatgacgttaaccaagcaaggacacttccataatcccaaagtaatttttcAGCCTATCAAGTGAAACacaatgatccacagtatcaaacacagcactaagattaaaagcactaaaaccattgtggtgtATGAATCCATTGCatgcagaaaatcattcaccacagtAAACATAACCTTGTGAAAGCCAAACACAAGGGGCATCTGAGATGATTTGATGATTTAAATGACTCCCTGCATCAAGACAGTTACTCAATTTTTGCATTTTATGACCTGAAAGTGgctcacatttattttttaaatgagtaTTGTTGCCATGTTTTGCATTGCTAGCAACCAATCTGCTGATATGATTTGAAATAATGCCTATAGGTAACTGCGTAGATGCAGTGAAGAATGGAACATCTACACAGTTTTTGCAAATTCAGGAGGGGCTGAACACCAACCGTGCGCTCAAAGCCAaggccaagaagaagaagaaaggagaAACTCGACAGTGTCAGACTGGTATGAAGACATTAAAATTCCAGTGGGCTATTGGATAATGTGATTGACATAAAGAAAACAAGCATCTTTTGTTGTACCAGACATTTACATATAATAATTTGTGAATTAACACTAAACTATTTTGGGCCTCTATCTTGAGCTCTATCTAGCATACAGTCTAATGTGCACAGTGCACCTTCATATGGGTTTCGTCAAACTCATCTTTGCTGTTATCATGCGGCGTGATCTGAGTGCAGAGTCGGGTGCAAAGTGGTTGCATTTAGTCATGTAATTTTTATTATCAGTATCATCAGAAAGTATATTGATACTTAGATGAAGAACTTGGCAGTGTGTTAAGAGTTCTGTGTGTCGAGTTTCAAACTGTGTGAGCAGGAGTAGCAGTCATTCATGCAGTTGCTTGAGGTGAAGCATTGCAACACATCCTCAATCTCTTCCACTTCACACTATGTGCACTGTCTTGATGCTCCCTGCCAGCAAACTGTGAGAGGaaggaaaccacacacacacacacgactgttTATTTGTATTTGCTTTTTTGTCCTTGGCTGACAGCTGAAGGAGTATTGTCACAATCTTGTCTGTCCTCCTGTTTCTGTCCATGTGATAAATATGTCTGTTGAATAGGAAAGTGGACgttcattgttttgttgttgttgttttgttgttttggagtAGGATGGATCAGAGGCTGATTGATGATTGCTGGCCTTGACCTGCATTCTATGAGAAAATATGTTGCTATTCATTCACTAATCGTGTTGTACTTGACATCAGCCAAGGGACTCTAAATGCTTACGCACATTCATTTTAGTTGTAAGTTCAGTTTCACTATATCTGCACCCCCTATATATACAAGTGGAGTGTATGTACATGGTGAACCCACCAATGTAAGGTGTGTCTGAATATTGTGCTGTATAAATGACAAAAACTCTGCGTGCAACTTTTGAGCAGGTTTTTATTGGTCTATGgtacagttgttttgtttttctatttcctTGTTAGTGCACTGGCGCTGCACCCAACAGCAACTTACCCCAGGACTGATACACTGTGGGCACACTGATGAGTGTAATATTTCGAGTTATTTGCACAAGATAGGCTCTATGCGTTAAAAAAGCAATTGTCTCATTGGAAAGTAATGATGATATGTGCTCCTTTGCGCCATGTGTAAGATGGGGCCCTTGGCATTTATGCCTGCTGTTCAGAATTTAACATTGCATATACATTTGCTTTCCAGCTGTTATTATTGGACCAGATGGGATGCCTTTGACTGTCTATCCCTGCCACATCTGTGGAAAGAAGTTTCGCTCACGAGGTTTCCTGAAATGCCATATGAAGAACCATCCTGACCACCTGCTGAAGAAAAAGTATCAGTGTACAGACTGCGACttcaccaccaacaagaagatcAGTTTCCACAACCACCTGGAGAGTCACAAGCTACTGAGTCACAACAGTGAGCGATCTCCTGAATACACAGAGTATGCACGACGCTACCACGAGTCCAGTCCCCTGGGATCGGACAAGCTCATTGTCAAGGACCGGGAGCCCAAGCTTCATCACTGCAAGTACTGTGATTATGAAACAGCTGAACAGGGCCTGCTCAACCGCCACCTGCTGGCTGTGCACAGTAAGAACTTTGCGCATGTGTGTGTAGAGTGTGCCAAAGGCTTCCGTCATCCATCAGAGCTGAAGAAGCACATGAGAACCCACACAGGTGAGAAGCCTTACCACTGCCCCCACTGCGATTTTCGTTGTGCAGATCAATCCAACCTAAAAACTCACATCAAAAGCAAGCACGGTGCAGATTTGCCTTTCAAGTGCAGCCATTGCCCACAGGCCTATGCTGATGCACGGGAACTCCAGCGTCATATAGAAATAGTGCAAGGCCACAAGACCCATCAGTGCCCACACTGTGAGCACAAGAGCACCAATTCCAGTGACCTGAAACGACACATAATCTCAGTTCACACCAAGGACTTTCCCCATCAGTGTGATGTGTGTGAGAAAGGATTTCACAGGCCTTCAGAATTAAAGAAACACGCAGAGACGCACAAGGGCAACAGGGTGCACCAGTGCAGGCATTGTAACTTCAACGCTCCTGACACCTTCACTTTGAGTCGTCATATCCTGTCCTTGCACACAAAGGACTTGCCTTTCAAGTGCAAGCGCTGCCGACGAGGCTTCCGTCAGCCCGCTGAGCTGAAGAAACACATGAAGACGCACAGCGGTAGAAAGGTTTATCAGTGCCAGTATTGTGAGTATAACAGTACAGACGCTTCTGGCTTCAAACGCCATGTCATCTCCATTCACACCAAGGACTACCCCCACCGCTGCGACTACTGCACCAAGGGCTTTAGGAGGCCCTCAGAGAAGAGTCAGCACATAGCCAGGCATCACAAAGACATGTTAATGTAATATCATCGCTCACGCTAACATGCTCCTCTTTTCTGCGAGAATCTTTCACAAGCCCAGAGGTGATTTTTAGTGTATTAACAAGGAATGGCAGATGTAGGCTGTTAATGACAACTCTAATTTCCATTCGGTGTTGGAAGCGGGCATAAACCTCTTCCCCTATGGGTAATGCAAACATGTTTTTAGATGTGGGTGGGGGAATTCAGAAACGGACTGTGTACAGTGAGTGGGACAGCTcaaaattgtgttttgttttgttgcagaAAATAACATATATGAACATATATTCAGGGTTTCAAAAGTCTATATTTTTATACCCACCAGCTGTAATGCTGCAAGATTATGACTGTCCTGCAATACAGAAAGCAGTGCTTTGTGAACGTCATGTCAGATCTTCAGATTTTGTCAGAATGAGTACGGGAAAGATTCAACTTTTATTGTACGTACTTGTATCTCATTTCCTTATTAATCAgcttttactcaaaaaaaaaaaaagaaaaaaaaacatgattcatTGCCCTCATGTCTTTAAGGGTGGGGTTCATTCACAAGATGGTTTGTTTACACACATTGCACATTTTGCCATATTTCATCTTCCATCACATTTGGGTTTTATTCATAGCCTCAACACTCATAATGTCATATTAATTACATTCTATGTAACACGGGATATATTCTGTCTCTGTAATAGAATTTGAATTTTCCTGCCCAAATCAGCAGttaacaaaaaaagaagaaaaggatgCAGTTGATGTTTTAGTAAAATATCCATTTAGTATACATTTCTGGCACAGAAATCAAATATTCCAGCTATGATGACGccaatgtttgttttttaaaaaatgtattgtaTGAACTTGACGGGGTTGACTTCACCTTTCCTCACACCTGAAGTGGTTGTAATCAGACTACAAATGCAAGTTGTGCATGTTATATGTTCCAAATGGCACAGATGTGCTCGCACAGTTAACCGTTTAATTGCAATCATGCATTCATCCCCTTACGCACTGACGAACACAGCTAATCAGAAAATAAGTGAATTTTTTAAGTCTCAAACATGCTATATCGATTCCTCCTATCTTCAAGAACTTGTGTGTTTGAGTCAGTAGAAAGCACTTTAATAAgttttatattttaatcaaaatGACTTGTAGGAGAAGtaaatatatgtgtatgtatatatatatatattcctcctGTGTTTAACTGCTGGAGGATTATATAAACTATTGCAGAGCTTTGTGAGTGGACAAAGGTTGTTTTTGCGTGTTTTCTCTGAGCAAGTGGGCACGAACTATTACTACATCAAAACAGACTTGTCATTGAAATTGGGTGGTGAAGCCGTTCATTGTTTTGTTATATGGAAACGtgattgggttttgtgttttgcTTGTGCTGCTCACTGACAAGTTCCCAGACCCTTGTTCTACAGTTCTAAATAACCTAATCCCAAGCCGTGGGATTATACCTTTGAACTCAGTGGTCATCATATTGGCATTAGTCATTTTAAAAGTATTCACATATGCTGTCTCCATGAAAGTAATTGTGGTATATATTAAAATTTCCTGCATTTCATGTACATtagtctatttttttttcagtctgaTTGGTGTATAAAGTACTTGTGGGAGGGGGGGGCAAAATAAATCTTTTTCCACTTAATACCTGTTTTATACCATAATATAGAATGGATTAAGTTTAAAtgccattttaaagaacaaatcaAGAATTTTATACAAGTCAGGTCTATTAATTTCCTGAGTCAAagttctgtgtgtgagagaggaggGAGCTATTTTGAGGTGGTAGGGATTTATATGCTTTATGCCATGAGAAGCGGTGCTGTACAACAGTCCATTTAATTTCAAGAGTTTGTGACCTTGGGAGGTTAAACTTGCTGAAGTACTTAAATGAT is part of the Thalassophryne amazonica chromosome 11, fThaAma1.1, whole genome shotgun sequence genome and harbors:
- the LOC117520018 gene encoding zinc finger protein 711-like, translating into MDQGGGVLELHTQELKMPHAMIMQDFVAGMGGLAHIDGEHIVVSVPEGMLLSDVMTDEGILLEHGLEVEGLETHVVEGLETEVVESLHADVEDLEAEVVEGLQTQVVELEAQVVEGLEGEVEVEGLETEVDVEGLEAHVVEGLEEEVEVEGLEAEVVEGLEVDVESLQSQGVESHDMSSEDMVTSEHSVIMPENILGTEVAIEEALDSHHHHVLTSDLIQDTNHHHDEMPDQVFVAELLSEHPDNTLDHQLVAEGLMVAEENPETIIHQQLPTEAVPLQTDEEDDARSSSEDYLMISLDEVGEKLDIGDTPLEISTEVMEDKESKDDDCSEVIKVYIFKAEADDDLGGTEVITEDDYQNGHPDLEAASSGRLGVGRDKMVYMAVKNHPKEEEEQEDDSDDEDISNCVDAVKNGTSTQFLQIQEGLNTNRALKAKAKKKKKGETRQCQTAVIIGPDGMPLTVYPCHICGKKFRSRGFLKCHMKNHPDHLLKKKYQCTDCDFTTNKKISFHNHLESHKLLSHNSERSPEYTEYARRYHESSPLGSDKLIVKDREPKLHHCKYCDYETAEQGLLNRHLLAVHSKNFAHVCVECAKGFRHPSELKKHMRTHTGEKPYHCPHCDFRCADQSNLKTHIKSKHGADLPFKCSHCPQAYADARELQRHIEIVQGHKTHQCPHCEHKSTNSSDLKRHIISVHTKDFPHQCDVCEKGFHRPSELKKHAETHKGNRVHQCRHCNFNAPDTFTLSRHILSLHTKDLPFKCKRCRRGFRQPAELKKHMKTHSGRKVYQCQYCEYNSTDASGFKRHVISIHTKDYPHRCDYCTKGFRRPSEKSQHIARHHKDMLM